AAAACGTAATCGGCCAGATCCTGATGTCGGATGAGGGTTTGTGATCGAAGGGTATACAGCCCGACATTGATGTGATCCTTTTTGGAAAATGCCCAACCGTAGCCGCCGCCGACCCGGTCGAAATCGAATCCCATACCCGGATCGTTACCCGGCAAACCCGCCACAATCCCTTCAACACCAAAACCGAAACGAATCGCTTCAAACCGACCGGTGAGCAACCGAACCCGGCTGTGTACGCCGTCGGCGCCGATCAGATATCGGCAACAGATCGATCCTCGGTCCGTGATCATCCTCACGCCCCCACGGCTTTCCACAATGCTGTCGATCCGTTCGACAACTTTAAAAACCGCGCCGGCGGTAATTGTCTGTTGCAAACAAAAAAGGTCGAATGCCGGTCGGTCCACCATATAACAGATGGGGTCTTTACCGGGTAAAACCCGCTGGCGTCGCAGGCGGCAACTGACCGCAAGGCTGCGAACGGTCCGCTGGACAACCGGTTCGATGGAATAGGGCAAGGCGCGACGCGCCTTGACCGTCAGCCCGCCGGCACATACCTTTTTGCGCGGAAATTCGGTCCGGTCCAGCAGCAGAACATGGACACCCCTGGATGCCAGATCATATGCCGCTGCACACTCTGCCGGTCCGGCACCCACGACAACCACATCGGTCTTCATGGTTGCGATCCGGCAATTTTAAGAGAACGTTCCATCGATATCAGGGTTGGGTCTGCAACTGCAGGGTCGATTGCGAATGTGCGTTGATTGCAGACTCGCTGAACCACCAGTACTGTTTATCCCCGTTCATGAAGGCGTCGATCTGGTCGGTGGCGTGGGGGTGAAACACCCGCCCGGCCACCCCGCCGGGAATGACAGCCAGCACTTTATCGTCATCGCCCAGATCAGCCACCATGCGCAAGGACGCCGAAACGGTCACCGCGTAAGGATCGTCATAGTCATACAATCCGCGATACAGGGTTTCGACAGATCCAGGCGCAGGATGCGTGCCGCCGCCCAGAAAGCCGCTGCCAAAACCGTCTCTTCGGATCGGGCTGACAAAGGTGTGGTGGTGGACGGCGCCCCAGTTCCAATTCTCGGGGTCGGTCCCCAGGGTTTCGGACAAATCAGCTTGGGCGTCCAGCGCCGCCCGGACCAGAATATCCTGTTTACTCTCGACAACATCATTCGTCGCGGCATCGTCGAACCAGTGATCCAGTTCGTCGGTCAACACCATCTGCTGAAAGCGTTCCTGCCAGAAATACCAGACCTTAAGCATCGTTTTGGAAAGCGGCTCTCCCAATTCGTCGGCAAATGTCAGCCAGGCGAATCGTTCGTAAATGGCATGGAACACGGTGGCGCCGGGGGCATCGACCGTGTCGCGATAATCCCACTGGCCGAGAATTCTGGCCAGCGGCCGCGTCTGCACCGATTGGTTCAGGACGGGCACCATGACAGGCACCAGTTTTTCCGCCAGCAGGTTGTAGGTATCGCGCTGGTACTGCCAATGCTGGTCGACCGTCTTTTTGCCCGGCATGGCCATCAGCTCTTTGAGGCGGCGATAGCGATAGCTGGGCGACTGGTAGGAAGAGTAGTAATACGGATAATCTTGCGTCACGGTGTGATGGTTGCAGGTTCCCACCCATCCTTTGGATGGGTTCGTGGACTGGGGCATCTGATCGAAGGGAACAAAACCGTGCCAATCGTCTTCTCCGTTAGTCACGACACAAGGAACGGTTCCGGAGCAGCGTCTGCGGATTGGCAGGCGGCCGGAAACGTGCCAGCCGAAATCGCCGCGATCATCGCCGAAAACGAAATTGAGCATGATGATGTTGGTTTGGGCCAGGGCGGACCGGAAATCGGCGGCACTTTTGGCCTGGACCATCTTTATGACACCCAGCGTCGGCCCCATGGTTTCGTATGGCGCCCATCGCAGGCTCATGACCTTGTCGGTTTCCAGGCCCTTCAGCACACCGGAAACCACCGGCCCTCGGTTGGTGCCGCGGATTTCAATGGTTTCCTCCCTGAAACCGCCTTTGGCTTTCTTGTCCCGGATTCTCAAGGTCTCCCGGATGACGGAAAAGGGAATCGAGCGGCTGCCTTCCAGGTAGTGGTCCGCATTTGCCGGATCGACGGTCTCGACAAAAAGATCCTGCATGTCTCCATAGGCGTTGGTGAGTCCGGCAGCCACATGCTGGTTGCGGAAGATGGGCATCAGGGGCAAGCCCGGAATATGGACGCCGATGATGCGGTTATCGGGGGTGAAAAGCCCGGCCGGATACCAGGGGCCGGGAAGGATCCGGGCGTCCAGGTGGGGGTCGTTGCATACCATTGGTTTTCCGCCCGATGACAGGTCCGGTCCGGTGACCCAGTTGTTGCTTCCTATTTCGTAAGCAGCACCTTCAAGAAAGCCGGCAAGCGGTGCATCGCATGCGACAACCAACTTCTCCGAGAAGCGTTCGCCGGCAGCCGACGGATCGAAGGATGCATCGTCGGGATTGACATTCAGGGGAAAAATCTCCCTGGCCTTTTGCTCGCCGAGCCGTTCGATCAGCATCTGGGCGACAATTTCGGCCTTCAGGTTGGCCGAAGTGCTCCAGCTCATGTAATACAAAATGGACAGGCAGTCGGCCACGGACCACAATTCGGGCGATATCCCCGCCAGCTTGAACTCCAGGGGAAAGGAGTCCTCACCGGATCGGATATAGGCATTGACGCCGTCCACATACCGCTGGAACCAGCGATGCGTCTCCGGCTCCAGCATCCTGGCATGCTGGATCGCCTGCCGGTGGAATCCCAGGGTGCGATGTCTGATGTCCACATCCCTGCCCTTTTCGCCGGCCAGTTCACTGATCCGGCCCTGGGCGAACAGTCGGGTGAGCGTCATCTGGAACAGCCGGTCCTGGCCCGTGGCATACCCCAGGGCCAGCATGGCATCATCCAGGGTCCGGGCGTGGATATAGGCCATGCCCTTTTCGTCGCGGTCCACGGTTGCCGGCGCCCGGAGATCTTCCAGAGTCAGGCTGCCGTCGACCGGATAGCGGTTGAGCCCGGCACAGCCTGTCAGCAGGATCAGGATAGCAATGAAAATCGGCCAAGGGATACGACGCATATGTCCCTCCTGTAGATAGAATCGTCACGGACCCGTTGGTTCTGTGGGCGCTTAAAAGAACGTCGAACATCGAATGTTGAATGAGGGATTCCGGATTTATTCATAGACAGGACTACCGAAATGCCGCCTCGATCCCCTTTCGCGTGGCATCGACCATGCGGTCGGCCTCCTCCTTGGTAATTACCAGGGCCGGCGCATAGTACAAGGTGGTGTTGAGTCCGGGCAGACTGCTGTTGGTGCGCCCAACCAGCACGCCTTCGGCTTTGATGGCGTCCACCACCGCACCGACCTGCGCTTCACCGGCAGGCGCTTTGCTCGTTTTGTCGGCCACCAGTTCCACGCCCAGGAAAAGGCCCTTGCCGCGCACATCCCCCACCTTGGGATGGTCCAGCAGTTCTCGCATGCGTTCGAGCAGGTAGCCTCCCATGACCCGGCTGTTTTCCGTCAGATT
This window of the uncultured Desulfosarcina sp. genome carries:
- a CDS encoding geranylgeranyl reductase family protein, which produces MKTDVVVVGAGPAECAAAYDLASRGVHVLLLDRTEFPRKKVCAGGLTVKARRALPYSIEPVVQRTVRSLAVSCRLRRQRVLPGKDPICYMVDRPAFDLFCLQQTITAGAVFKVVERIDSIVESRGGVRMITDRGSICCRYLIGADGVHSRVRLLTGRFEAIRFGFGVEGIVAGLPGNDPGMGFDFDRVGGGYGWAFSKKDHINVGLYTLRSQTLIRHQDLADYVFRRLGGATPGQVSGYRLGIGGWRYRPGQGRVLLAGDAAGLVDPLLGEGLYHAIVSGRKAARAVVDAMDTGCDACRSYETALTPIRRELLFAMITAAVFYRLPDLGFALLTSPAARIPLMGGFARGMPLLALVLNAYRFWLGRI
- a CDS encoding penicillin acylase family protein, which codes for MRRIPWPIFIAILILLTGCAGLNRYPVDGSLTLEDLRAPATVDRDEKGMAYIHARTLDDAMLALGYATGQDRLFQMTLTRLFAQGRISELAGEKGRDVDIRHRTLGFHRQAIQHARMLEPETHRWFQRYVDGVNAYIRSGEDSFPLEFKLAGISPELWSVADCLSILYYMSWSTSANLKAEIVAQMLIERLGEQKAREIFPLNVNPDDASFDPSAAGERFSEKLVVACDAPLAGFLEGAAYEIGSNNWVTGPDLSSGGKPMVCNDPHLDARILPGPWYPAGLFTPDNRIIGVHIPGLPLMPIFRNQHVAAGLTNAYGDMQDLFVETVDPANADHYLEGSRSIPFSVIRETLRIRDKKAKGGFREETIEIRGTNRGPVVSGVLKGLETDKVMSLRWAPYETMGPTLGVIKMVQAKSAADFRSALAQTNIIMLNFVFGDDRGDFGWHVSGRLPIRRRCSGTVPCVVTNGEDDWHGFVPFDQMPQSTNPSKGWVGTCNHHTVTQDYPYYYSSYQSPSYRYRRLKELMAMPGKKTVDQHWQYQRDTYNLLAEKLVPVMVPVLNQSVQTRPLARILGQWDYRDTVDAPGATVFHAIYERFAWLTFADELGEPLSKTMLKVWYFWQERFQQMVLTDELDHWFDDAATNDVVESKQDILVRAALDAQADLSETLGTDPENWNWGAVHHHTFVSPIRRDGFGSGFLGGGTHPAPGSVETLYRGLYDYDDPYAVTVSASLRMVADLGDDDKVLAVIPGGVAGRVFHPHATDQIDAFMNGDKQYWWFSESAINAHSQSTLQLQTQP